One Burkholderia thailandensis E264 genomic window carries:
- the trpB gene encoding tryptophan synthase subunit beta: MYNLPDDRGHFGPYGGVFVAETLIHALDELRAAYEKFKHDPDFVAEYDRELKHFVGRPSPIYHAQRWSETLGGAQIYLKREDLNHTGAHKINNVIGQALLAKRMGKKRVIAETGAGQHGVATATICARFGMECVVYMGAEDVRRQAANVYRMKLLGATVVPVESGSRTLKDALNEAMRDWVTNIENTFYIIGTVAGPHPYPMMVRDFQRVIGDECKVQMPELAGRQPDAVIACVGGGSNAMGIFYPYIDDASVQLIGVEAAGDGLDTGHHAASLIAGSPGVLHGNRTYLLQDENGQIIETHSVSAGLDYPGVGPEHAWLKDSGRAQYVGITDEEALKAFHDCCRIEGIIPALESSHAIAYGVKLAPTLPKDKILLVNLSGRGDKDMHTVAERSGIAL, encoded by the coding sequence ATGTACAACCTTCCCGATGATCGCGGCCATTTCGGCCCATATGGCGGCGTGTTCGTCGCCGAAACGCTGATTCACGCGCTCGACGAGCTGCGCGCCGCGTACGAGAAATTCAAGCACGACCCCGACTTCGTCGCCGAGTACGACCGCGAGCTGAAGCACTTCGTCGGCCGTCCGTCGCCGATTTACCACGCGCAGCGCTGGAGCGAGACGCTCGGCGGCGCGCAGATCTACCTGAAGCGCGAAGACCTGAACCACACCGGCGCGCACAAGATCAACAACGTGATCGGTCAGGCGCTGCTCGCGAAGCGGATGGGCAAGAAGCGCGTGATCGCCGAGACGGGCGCGGGCCAGCACGGCGTCGCGACCGCGACGATCTGCGCGCGCTTCGGGATGGAGTGCGTCGTCTACATGGGCGCCGAGGACGTGCGCCGGCAGGCCGCGAACGTCTACCGGATGAAGCTGCTCGGCGCGACCGTCGTGCCCGTCGAATCGGGCTCGCGCACGCTGAAGGACGCGCTGAACGAGGCGATGCGCGACTGGGTCACGAACATCGAGAACACGTTCTACATCATCGGCACGGTGGCGGGCCCGCACCCGTATCCGATGATGGTGCGCGACTTCCAGCGCGTGATCGGCGACGAATGCAAGGTGCAGATGCCTGAGCTCGCCGGCCGGCAGCCGGACGCGGTGATCGCTTGCGTCGGCGGCGGCTCGAACGCGATGGGCATCTTCTATCCGTACATCGACGACGCATCGGTGCAACTGATCGGCGTAGAGGCGGCGGGCGACGGGCTCGACACCGGCCATCACGCGGCGTCGCTGATCGCCGGCAGCCCGGGCGTGCTGCACGGCAATCGCACGTACCTGCTGCAGGACGAGAACGGCCAGATCATCGAGACGCATTCGGTGTCGGCGGGCCTCGACTATCCGGGCGTGGGCCCCGAGCATGCGTGGTTGAAGGACAGCGGCCGCGCGCAGTACGTCGGCATTACCGACGAAGAGGCGCTGAAGGCGTTTCACGACTGCTGCCGGATCGAGGGGATCATCCCGGCGCTCGAATCGAGCCACGCGATCGCGTACGGCGTGAAGCTCGCGCCGACGCTGCCGAAGGACAAGATCCTGCTCGTCAACCTGTCGGGGCGCGGCGACAAGGACATGCACACGGTCGCCGAGCGATCGGGCATCGCGCTCTGA
- a CDS encoding entericidin A/B family lipoprotein codes for MSVNASVFRRIAAMFALAGFVLGLAGCNTVAGVGEDINAAGRAIKRAAD; via the coding sequence GTGAGCGTGAACGCATCGGTTTTCCGGCGCATCGCCGCCATGTTCGCGCTGGCGGGTTTCGTGCTCGGCCTCGCCGGCTGCAACACGGTTGCCGGCGTGGGCGAGGACATCAACGCCGCCGGCCGCGCGATCAAGCGCGCGGCCGACTGA
- a CDS encoding FimV/HubP family polar landmark protein, with product MTLRFLSSTMISDGLPSARRAVAAAVLALAGASAAYAAPDAAGAAPTDQAAPLTITVRPGQSLNDIAVAVTQSHDPGVLARAGRALFDANPQAFMKRDPSRLKIGAQLTVPPLDATGAAAGAPANGASAAVAAAAASGAASHASVSAASAPSHPAAASAASHAAASGAVGFSASGAALGANGASAPGAAVAHASSAAAQVATAASSGVGNAHVWSGSIQQAPAGANGASAAGAEALLAPGAANHVQSGSAAQPAMGASQARPSSLQQLLALKNRVLMELQKHGIGKPATNLAPTPARPAPAAGSEQKPQASAAAGSTTAGAEAAASEAVAGSATNAASASAATPPVSASPRAVAPWVPLNTGAAVAVGAAAVALIAGFALRRRKKGAPSDAIEPGAFTPAPALDPDAAAAIAGAPGETEEARRDGGEQGAAAVAQHASPGALPVDARRTPVQRGSEASPPADGEAAPARDPQTPAATPLTLEIPRPDEQGGAPRAPESTGDEPSGVPRTGAKPAPYAWRQAFPSDAIAALDSLDMPLPPREPTAADADRTAQSQQAEPTASHSAQDATNRPAAAHPPMGALDADNPHGAETCGQAGSSDFGGVKSFDGGARVTPQQTDNEQRHATALGGIGHGEAAARVAASPATDSTPEERHTQDAPVVRLEQPFAAGADADAAPAVPTPHATAAAEATAPHAATPAEAASHDEPARAAPQGGVPSVPPAHGDPPAAASQPVGAASAAPAPALPNHEPGAPSASPPPLGVAQFGALNLDFDLELPSGPSASLPAFTPEALAKIARNKLELASEYVELGDLAGARTLLHEVIEADHADTRDEARVMLAKLADLS from the coding sequence ATGACGCTTCGATTCCTTTCTTCGACGATGATCTCCGATGGCCTGCCGTCCGCGCGGCGTGCCGTCGCGGCCGCCGTTCTCGCGCTTGCCGGCGCGAGCGCCGCGTACGCGGCCCCGGATGCGGCGGGCGCCGCGCCCACCGACCAGGCCGCGCCGCTGACGATCACCGTGCGACCGGGCCAGTCGCTCAACGACATTGCCGTGGCCGTCACGCAGTCGCACGATCCCGGTGTGCTGGCCCGCGCGGGCCGCGCGCTCTTCGACGCGAATCCGCAGGCGTTCATGAAGCGCGATCCGAGCCGCCTGAAGATCGGCGCGCAATTGACCGTGCCGCCGCTCGACGCGACGGGCGCGGCGGCTGGCGCGCCTGCGAACGGCGCATCGGCGGCGGTTGCTGCTGCGGCGGCTTCGGGCGCGGCGTCGCACGCGTCCGTGTCGGCAGCGTCGGCGCCTTCGCATCCCGCGGCGGCGTCGGCGGCGTCGCACGCGGCGGCAAGCGGTGCGGTGGGATTCTCGGCCTCCGGCGCGGCTTTGGGCGCGAACGGCGCATCGGCGCCCGGCGCGGCGGTTGCGCATGCTTCTTCCGCGGCCGCGCAGGTGGCGACCGCCGCTTCGTCCGGCGTCGGCAACGCGCACGTGTGGAGCGGCTCCATTCAGCAAGCGCCGGCAGGCGCGAACGGCGCGTCGGCGGCCGGCGCGGAGGCGTTGCTCGCACCCGGGGCCGCGAATCACGTGCAGTCGGGCTCGGCCGCGCAGCCGGCGATGGGCGCCTCGCAGGCGCGACCGTCGAGCCTGCAGCAATTGCTCGCGCTGAAAAATCGTGTGCTGATGGAATTGCAGAAACACGGAATCGGCAAGCCTGCGACGAACCTCGCGCCGACGCCTGCACGACCGGCGCCAGCAGCGGGTAGCGAGCAGAAACCGCAGGCGAGCGCTGCGGCCGGCTCGACGACGGCGGGTGCCGAAGCCGCCGCATCCGAGGCCGTGGCCGGATCGGCGACGAACGCCGCGTCCGCATCCGCCGCGACGCCGCCCGTGAGCGCGTCACCGCGCGCGGTCGCGCCGTGGGTGCCGCTCAACACAGGGGCGGCGGTTGCGGTCGGTGCCGCGGCCGTCGCGCTGATTGCGGGTTTTGCGTTGCGCCGCCGCAAGAAGGGCGCGCCCTCCGACGCGATCGAGCCGGGCGCGTTCACGCCCGCGCCCGCGCTCGATCCGGACGCGGCCGCCGCGATCGCCGGCGCGCCGGGTGAGACGGAAGAAGCGCGGCGCGACGGGGGAGAGCAAGGCGCGGCGGCTGTCGCGCAGCACGCATCGCCGGGCGCGCTGCCCGTCGATGCGAGGCGCACGCCCGTGCAGCGCGGATCGGAGGCGTCACCGCCGGCCGACGGCGAGGCCGCGCCGGCTCGCGACCCGCAAACGCCGGCCGCGACGCCGCTGACGCTGGAGATCCCGCGGCCGGACGAGCAAGGCGGTGCGCCACGCGCGCCCGAATCGACAGGCGATGAGCCGTCCGGCGTTCCGCGAACGGGCGCGAAGCCGGCGCCGTACGCATGGCGGCAGGCGTTTCCGAGCGACGCGATCGCGGCGCTCGACAGCCTCGACATGCCGTTGCCGCCGCGCGAGCCGACGGCGGCCGATGCCGACCGGACGGCGCAATCGCAGCAGGCCGAGCCGACCGCTTCGCACAGCGCACAAGATGCAACTAACCGTCCAGCCGCCGCCCACCCGCCGATGGGCGCGCTCGACGCGGATAATCCGCATGGAGCGGAAACGTGTGGTCAAGCAGGATCGTCGGATTTTGGCGGGGTCAAATCATTTGACGGCGGTGCCCGCGTAACGCCGCAGCAGACGGACAACGAGCAGCGTCACGCGACGGCGCTCGGCGGGATCGGGCACGGCGAAGCGGCGGCGCGAGTGGCCGCATCTCCGGCGACTGATTCGACGCCCGAAGAGCGACACACGCAGGACGCGCCGGTAGTCCGGCTTGAACAACCGTTCGCGGCGGGCGCGGATGCGGACGCGGCGCCTGCTGTGCCGACGCCTCACGCGACAGCCGCTGCCGAAGCCACCGCGCCGCACGCAGCGACGCCGGCTGAAGCGGCTTCGCACGACGAGCCGGCGCGAGCCGCGCCGCAGGGAGGCGTGCCGAGCGTGCCGCCCGCGCACGGCGACCCGCCGGCCGCGGCCTCGCAGCCGGTGGGCGCAGCGTCCGCCGCGCCGGCGCCGGCCTTGCCGAACCACGAGCCGGGCGCGCCGTCCGCAAGCCCGCCGCCGCTCGGCGTCGCGCAATTCGGCGCGCTGAACCTCGATTTCGACCTCGAGTTGCCGTCCGGCCCGAGCGCGTCGCTGCCGGCGTTCACGCCCGAGGCGCTCGCGAAGATCGCGCGCAACAAGCTGGAACTCGCGTCCGAATACGTCGAGCTCGGCGATCTCGCCGGCGCGCGCACGCTGCTGCACGAAGTGATCGAAGCCGATCACGCCGACACGCGTGACGAAGCGCGCGTGATGCTCGCCAAGCTCGCCGACCTGTCGTGA
- the leuB gene encoding 3-isopropylmalate dehydrogenase, whose protein sequence is MKIAVLPGDGIGPEIVNEAVKVLNALDEKFELEHAPVGGAGYEASGHPLPDATLALAKEADAILFGAVGDWKYDSLERALRPEQAILGLRKHLELFANFRPAICYPQLVDASPLKPELVAGLDILIVRELNGDIYFGQPRGVRAAPDGPFAGEREGFDTMRYSEPEVRRIAHVAFQAAQKRAKKLLSVDKSNVLETSQFWRDVMIDVSKEYADVELSHMYVDNAAMQLAKAPKQFDVIVTGNMFGDILSDEASMLTGSIGMLPSASLDKNNKGLYEPSHGSAPDIAGKGIANPLATILSAAMLLRYSLNRAEQADRIERAVKTVLEQGYRTGDIATPGCRQVGTAAMGDAVVAAL, encoded by the coding sequence ATGAAGATTGCAGTGCTGCCCGGCGACGGCATCGGTCCGGAAATCGTCAACGAAGCGGTGAAGGTGCTGAACGCGCTTGACGAGAAGTTCGAACTCGAACACGCACCGGTCGGCGGCGCGGGCTACGAGGCAAGCGGTCACCCGCTGCCGGACGCGACGCTCGCGCTCGCGAAGGAAGCGGACGCGATCCTGTTCGGCGCGGTCGGCGACTGGAAATACGACTCGCTCGAGCGCGCGCTGCGCCCGGAGCAGGCGATCCTCGGCCTGCGCAAGCACCTCGAGCTGTTCGCGAACTTTCGCCCGGCGATCTGCTATCCGCAACTCGTCGATGCGTCGCCGCTGAAACCGGAACTGGTCGCGGGCCTCGACATCCTGATCGTGCGCGAACTGAACGGCGACATCTACTTCGGCCAGCCGCGCGGCGTGCGCGCAGCGCCCGACGGCCCGTTCGCGGGCGAGCGCGAAGGTTTCGACACGATGCGCTATTCGGAGCCGGAAGTGCGCCGCATCGCGCACGTCGCGTTCCAGGCCGCGCAAAAGCGCGCGAAGAAGCTGTTGTCGGTCGACAAGTCGAACGTGCTCGAGACGTCGCAGTTCTGGCGCGACGTGATGATCGACGTATCGAAGGAATATGCGGACGTCGAGCTGTCGCACATGTACGTCGACAACGCGGCGATGCAGCTCGCGAAGGCGCCGAAGCAGTTCGACGTGATCGTCACGGGCAACATGTTCGGCGACATCCTGTCGGATGAGGCATCGATGCTGACGGGTTCGATCGGCATGCTGCCGTCGGCGTCGCTCGACAAGAACAACAAGGGCCTGTACGAGCCGTCGCACGGTTCGGCGCCGGACATCGCGGGCAAGGGCATCGCGAATCCGCTCGCGACGATCCTGTCGGCCGCGATGCTGCTGCGTTACTCGCTGAATCGCGCGGAGCAGGCCGATCGCATCGAGCGCGCGGTCAAAACGGTGCTCGAGCAGGGCTACCGCACGGGCGACATCGCGACGCCGGGCTGCCGGCAGGTCGGCACGGCGGCGATGGGCGACGCGGTGGTCGCGGCGCTGTAA
- the trpA gene encoding tryptophan synthase subunit alpha encodes MSRIQNTFAALAAQGRKGLIPFITAGDPDPSRTVELMHALAEGGADVIELGVPFSDPMADGPVIQRSSERALAKGVTLRRVLDDVRRFRERDRQTPVVLMGYANPIERMGEDAFAAAARDAGVDGVLVVDYPPEESHDFAAKMRAAGIDPIFLLAPTSTDDRIAAVGEVASGYVYYVSLKGVTGAANLDVSTIEGKIPAIKSRVPLPVGVGFGIRDAATARAVAEVADAVVIGSRLVQLLEQAAPENAAAELKEFVAGLRAAIDGAAKPAA; translated from the coding sequence ATGTCCCGTATTCAGAACACTTTTGCCGCACTCGCCGCCCAGGGCCGCAAGGGGCTGATCCCGTTCATCACCGCGGGGGACCCGGACCCGTCGAGGACGGTCGAGCTGATGCACGCGCTTGCCGAAGGCGGCGCCGACGTGATCGAGCTTGGCGTGCCGTTCTCCGATCCGATGGCCGACGGCCCCGTGATCCAGCGCTCGTCGGAGCGCGCGCTCGCGAAAGGCGTGACGCTTCGCCGCGTGCTCGACGACGTGAGGCGCTTTCGCGAGCGCGACCGGCAGACGCCCGTCGTGCTGATGGGCTACGCGAATCCGATCGAGCGGATGGGCGAGGACGCGTTTGCGGCGGCCGCGCGCGACGCGGGCGTCGACGGCGTGCTCGTCGTCGACTATCCGCCCGAGGAGTCGCACGATTTCGCCGCGAAGATGCGCGCGGCGGGCATCGATCCGATCTTCCTGCTCGCGCCGACGTCGACCGACGACCGGATCGCCGCCGTCGGCGAGGTGGCGAGCGGTTACGTCTACTATGTGTCGCTCAAGGGCGTGACGGGCGCCGCAAATCTGGATGTTTCCACCATTGAGGGTAAAATCCCGGCCATCAAGTCGCGCGTGCCGCTTCCCGTCGGGGTGGGTTTCGGCATCCGCGACGCCGCGACGGCGCGCGCGGTGGCCGAGGTGGCGGATGCCGTCGTGATCGGCAGCCGCCTCGTCCAGTTGCTGGAGCAGGCCGCGCCGGAGAACGCCGCCGCCGAGCTCAAGGAGTTCGTCGCCGGGTTGCGCGCCGCGATCGACGGCGCGGCGAAGCCGGCGGCGTGA
- the asd gene encoding aspartate-semialdehyde dehydrogenase codes for MNVGLVGWRGMVGSVLMQRMQEEGDFDLIEPVFFSTSNAGGKAPSFAKNETTLKDATSIDDLKKCDVIITCQGGDYTNDVFPKLRAAGWNGYWIDAASSLRMKDDAVIILDPVNLNVIKDALVNGTKNFIGGNCTVSLMLMALGGLFRENLVDWMTAMTYQAASGAGAQNMRELLAQMGTLNGAVAAQLADPASAILDIDRRVLAAMNGDAMPTSQFGVPLAGSLIPWIDKDLGNGMSREEWKGGAETNKILGKPAMGEPGSVPVDGLCVRIGAMRCHSQALTIKLKKDVPLDEINGILASANDWVKVVPNEREASMRDLSPAKVTGTLSVPVGRLRKLAMGGEYLSAFTVGDQLLWGAAEPLRRMLRILLDK; via the coding sequence ATGAACGTAGGTCTCGTAGGTTGGCGCGGCATGGTCGGCAGCGTGCTGATGCAGCGCATGCAGGAAGAAGGCGATTTCGATCTGATCGAGCCGGTGTTTTTCAGCACCAGCAACGCGGGCGGCAAGGCGCCGTCGTTCGCGAAAAACGAGACCACGCTCAAGGATGCGACGAGCATCGACGACCTGAAGAAGTGCGACGTGATCATCACGTGCCAGGGCGGCGACTACACGAACGACGTGTTCCCGAAGCTGCGCGCGGCCGGCTGGAACGGCTACTGGATCGACGCGGCGTCGTCGCTGCGGATGAAGGACGATGCGGTGATCATCCTCGATCCCGTGAACCTGAACGTGATCAAGGACGCGCTCGTCAACGGCACGAAGAACTTCATCGGCGGCAACTGCACCGTCAGCCTGATGCTGATGGCGCTGGGCGGCCTGTTCCGCGAGAATCTCGTCGACTGGATGACGGCGATGACCTACCAGGCCGCATCGGGCGCGGGCGCGCAGAACATGCGCGAGCTGCTCGCGCAGATGGGTACGCTGAACGGCGCGGTGGCGGCGCAGCTCGCCGATCCGGCGTCGGCGATCCTCGACATCGACCGCCGCGTGCTCGCCGCGATGAACGGCGACGCGATGCCGACGAGCCAGTTCGGCGTGCCGCTCGCAGGCTCGCTGATTCCGTGGATCGACAAGGATCTCGGCAACGGGATGTCGAGGGAAGAATGGAAGGGCGGCGCGGAAACCAACAAGATCCTCGGCAAGCCGGCGATGGGCGAGCCGGGCTCGGTTCCGGTCGACGGCCTGTGCGTGCGGATCGGCGCGATGCGGTGCCACTCGCAGGCGCTCACGATCAAGCTGAAGAAGGACGTGCCGCTCGACGAGATCAACGGCATCCTCGCGTCGGCGAACGACTGGGTGAAGGTCGTGCCGAACGAGCGCGAGGCGTCGATGCGCGATCTGTCGCCAGCGAAGGTGACGGGCACGCTGTCGGTGCCGGTCGGCCGCCTGCGCAAGCTCGCGATGGGTGGCGAATACCTGTCGGCATTTACCGTCGGCGATCAATTGCTGTGGGGCGCGGCCGAGCCGCTGCGCCGGATGCTGCGCATTCTGCTCGACAAGTAA
- the truA gene encoding tRNA pseudouridine(38-40) synthase TruA, whose translation MRIALGIQYDGAAFCGWQSQPHGKTVQDALERALAEFAQTSLHTTVAGRTDTGVHGLGQVVHFDTDLDRADFSWVRGTNAFLPSTVAVQWAKPMPDTFHARFAAFERTYYYALYVHPVRSPMLAARAGWVHTPLDVDAMREAAEHLVGEHDFSAFRSSECQAKSPVKHLYQIGIRPDGDFIHFRFRANAFLHHMVRNLMGCLVAVGRGRYPASWLAEVLESRDRGCAAPTFMPEGLYLAHVGYPAEFAVPPAQLGSVPWSSVWADLDGRP comes from the coding sequence ATGAGAATCGCACTCGGCATTCAGTACGACGGCGCGGCGTTCTGCGGCTGGCAGTCGCAGCCGCACGGCAAGACCGTCCAGGACGCGCTCGAGCGGGCGCTCGCGGAATTCGCGCAGACGTCGCTGCACACGACGGTCGCGGGCCGCACCGACACCGGCGTGCATGGCCTCGGCCAGGTCGTCCATTTCGATACCGACCTCGATCGCGCGGATTTCTCGTGGGTGCGCGGCACGAACGCGTTCCTGCCTTCGACGGTCGCCGTGCAGTGGGCGAAGCCGATGCCGGACACGTTCCACGCCCGCTTTGCCGCATTCGAGCGCACCTATTACTACGCGCTGTACGTGCATCCGGTGCGCTCGCCGATGCTCGCGGCGCGCGCGGGCTGGGTTCATACGCCGCTCGATGTCGACGCGATGCGCGAGGCCGCCGAGCACCTCGTCGGCGAGCACGATTTCTCGGCGTTCCGCTCGTCCGAGTGTCAGGCGAAGTCGCCCGTCAAGCATCTGTACCAGATCGGCATCCGCCCCGACGGCGATTTCATCCACTTCCGCTTCCGCGCGAACGCGTTCCTGCACCACATGGTGCGCAACCTGATGGGCTGCCTCGTCGCGGTGGGGCGCGGCCGCTATCCGGCGTCGTGGCTCGCGGAAGTGCTCGAAAGCCGGGACCGCGGCTGCGCGGCGCCGACTTTCATGCCCGAAGGGCTCTATCTCGCGCACGTCGGCTATCCGGCCGAATTCGCGGTGCCGCCCGCGCAGCTCGGCAGCGTGCCATGGAGCAGCGTATGGGCCGATCTGGACGGACGACCATGA
- the leuD gene encoding 3-isopropylmalate dehydratase small subunit, with the protein MEKFNVHTGVVAPLDRENVDTDAIIPKQFLKSIKRTGFGPNAFDEWRYLDHGEPGQDNSKRPLNPDFVLNQPRYQRASVLLARKNFGCGSSREHAPWALQQYGFRAIIAPSFADIFFNNCYKNGLLPIVLTEQQVDHLFNETYAFNGYQLTIDLDAQVVRAPDGREYPFEITAFRKYCLLNGFDDIGLTLRHAEKIRQFEAERLAKQPWLNNKLVG; encoded by the coding sequence ATGGAAAAATTCAACGTGCATACCGGCGTCGTGGCGCCGCTCGATCGCGAGAACGTCGACACCGACGCGATCATTCCGAAGCAGTTCCTGAAGTCGATCAAGCGCACGGGCTTCGGCCCGAACGCGTTCGACGAGTGGCGCTATCTCGATCACGGCGAGCCCGGCCAGGACAATTCGAAGCGGCCGCTGAATCCGGACTTCGTGCTGAACCAGCCGCGCTACCAGCGCGCGTCGGTGCTGCTCGCGCGCAAGAACTTCGGCTGCGGCAGCTCGCGCGAGCACGCGCCGTGGGCGCTGCAGCAGTACGGCTTCCGCGCGATCATCGCGCCGAGCTTCGCCGACATCTTCTTCAACAACTGCTACAAGAACGGTCTGCTGCCGATCGTGCTGACCGAGCAGCAGGTCGATCATCTGTTCAACGAGACGTACGCGTTCAACGGCTATCAACTGACGATCGATCTGGACGCGCAGGTCGTGCGCGCGCCGGATGGCCGCGAGTATCCGTTCGAGATCACGGCGTTCCGCAAGTATTGCCTGCTGAACGGCTTCGACGACATCGGGCTCACGCTGCGCCATGCGGAGAAAATCCGCCAGTTCGAGGCCGAGCGGCTCGCGAAGCAGCCGTGGCTGAACAACAAGCTGGTCGGCTGA
- a CDS encoding DNA-methyltransferase has translation MRDLIEEPAGGAASEAQAVPAAGASRVLPAGIELHNRDFLHEAASLPDASIDLIVADPPYGLGKDYGNDSDKRSGDEHLAWTREWLELAIPKLKSTGSMYVFCTWQYAPEIFSFLKTRLTMINEIIWDRRVPSMGGTTRRFTSVHDNIGFFAVSKGYYFDLDPVRIPYDADTKKARSRKLFEGSKWLELGYNPKDVWSVSRLHRQHAERVDHPTQKPLEIIERMVLASCPPGGRVLDPFMGSGTTAVACARQRRDFVGYEINESYCAIARERVASLAAVPAPADA, from the coding sequence ATGCGTGACCTGATCGAAGAGCCGGCGGGCGGCGCGGCGAGCGAAGCGCAAGCGGTTCCGGCCGCTGGCGCCTCGCGCGTGCTGCCCGCCGGCATCGAATTGCATAACCGCGATTTCCTGCACGAGGCCGCGAGCCTGCCTGACGCGTCGATCGACCTGATCGTCGCCGATCCGCCGTACGGACTCGGCAAGGACTACGGCAACGACTCGGACAAGCGCTCGGGCGACGAGCACCTCGCGTGGACGCGCGAGTGGCTCGAGCTCGCGATTCCGAAGCTCAAGTCCACCGGCTCGATGTACGTGTTCTGCACGTGGCAGTACGCGCCCGAGATATTCAGCTTCCTGAAGACGAGGCTCACGATGATCAACGAGATCATCTGGGACCGGCGCGTGCCGAGCATGGGCGGCACGACGCGCCGCTTCACGTCGGTGCACGACAACATCGGCTTTTTCGCGGTTTCGAAGGGGTATTACTTCGATCTCGATCCGGTCCGCATTCCGTACGACGCCGATACGAAGAAAGCGCGCTCCCGCAAGCTGTTCGAAGGCAGCAAGTGGCTCGAGCTCGGCTATAACCCGAAGGACGTCTGGTCCGTGTCGCGCCTGCACCGCCAACATGCGGAGCGGGTCGACCATCCGACCCAGAAGCCGCTGGAGATCATCGAGCGGATGGTGCTCGCGAGCTGCCCGCCGGGCGGCCGCGTGCTCGATCCGTTCATGGGCAGCGGCACGACCGCGGTGGCCTGCGCGCGGCAGCGGCGCGACTTCGTCGGCTACGAGATCAACGAAAGCTATTGTGCGATCGCGCGCGAGCGCGTCGCGTCGCTTGCGGCCGTTCCGGCGCCGGCCGACGCGTAA
- a CDS encoding phosphoribosylanthranilate isomerase yields the protein MTDTTNAIDAATNDALAAGARGATDGGAPPSRTRIKLCGLSKAGDVDWAAELGADAIGLVFYPKSPRAVTVEHAAALAARVPPFVSVVGLFVNPTEDEVARVANEVPLALLQFHGDETPEQCASLAAAARLPWLRALRVGVATQPADLVESALHYSAARGLLFDTLVEHYGGSGKVFDWSLIPAELARRAVLSGGLNAQNVGDAIRQVRPFAVDVSSGIEAPGAKGVKDRARMAAFVRAVREADAG from the coding sequence ATGACCGATACGACCAATGCAATCGATGCGGCGACGAACGATGCGCTCGCCGCCGGCGCGCGCGGCGCCACGGACGGCGGCGCGCCGCCGTCGCGCACGCGCATCAAGCTCTGCGGGCTGTCGAAGGCGGGCGACGTCGACTGGGCGGCCGAACTCGGCGCCGATGCGATCGGCCTCGTGTTCTACCCGAAGAGTCCGCGCGCGGTGACGGTCGAGCACGCCGCCGCGCTTGCCGCGCGCGTGCCGCCGTTCGTGTCGGTGGTCGGCCTGTTCGTCAATCCGACCGAGGACGAGGTCGCGCGCGTCGCGAACGAAGTGCCGCTCGCGTTGCTGCAGTTCCATGGCGACGAGACGCCCGAACAGTGCGCGTCGCTCGCGGCGGCGGCGCGGCTGCCGTGGCTGCGCGCGCTGCGCGTGGGCGTGGCGACGCAGCCGGCCGATTTGGTAGAATCGGCTCTTCACTATTCGGCAGCCCGCGGCCTGTTGTTCGACACCCTCGTCGAGCACTACGGCGGCAGCGGCAAGGTCTTCGATTGGTCACTTATCCCAGCAGAGCTCGCGCGTCGGGCCGTTTTGAGTGGTGGGTTGAACGCGCAAAACGTCGGTGACGCGATCCGTCAGGTGCGTCCGTTCGCGGTCGATGTCTCGAGCGGCATCGAAGCGCCGGGCGCGAAGGGCGTGAAGGATCGCGCCCGCATGGCGGCGTTCGTGCGCGCAGTGCGCGAAGCGGACGCCGGGTGA